The sequence below is a genomic window from Xiphophorus maculatus strain JP 163 A chromosome 10, X_maculatus-5.0-male, whole genome shotgun sequence.
ttaaggacattttaacagctgctctctgaaTCCCATGAATGtgtcaaacagaaactttcctcattctgcctttatctgtaaaaccatctttgttctgaatcagccacaaatctcttcacagtatgATAAACGCttagttttcattaaatatttaatgttttcataccttgtcatacggcactacactatctgatgattttcatcagcagagattctttctctttcccatgttgattgaaacctgtggcctgcttaataatgtggaacatccttctgaAGTAGATTTCCTAtaattgagctcagcagacaaactaatcaaccagctctctgaaattagttatagtgattcaaagacacacaataccatgtatacatttaatagcacaacgaaaaatataatctttatgatactttaatccaatttgcataataatttggaacacggtgtagaGATAGGTGGATctacactgtatatatatatatatatatatatatatatatatatatatatatatatatatatatatatatacacacattcTCATTTTTGTCAACCCCTCCGAGATAGCCCTGACCCCCCCAACTTTAAAAGTCTAGCTCCGCCACTGTTCACACCTGCATCCACACCAGTCCTGTTTTCGTCAAACTCCAGTTGCCTGGAAAGCGGTTTGGTGTGAACGCTAATCCAACTCTGCTGTGGATCAAAcaacaaactctggtccacctaccaacctcagtctgggtttgGTGGAAGTGACCTCTGATGTGGTTCtaatgtgaacaccaagcggacagagattgctccaaaagcaggaagtgcaCAGCTGACTCATCTGTGCATTGATTGGCTGGTTGAACAGGAAATGACAGTCAGGATGAGGCAGCAGGTACCGGTTCAATAAGGTCCAATAAGAATGAAACAGAACTTTTTCTGGAGCTTCTAGCCCACAGAACCTTTGGGTCCAGTTTCTCCAGAACCAGCCAGAATCAAATCAACTGGGAGTGAATGAGAGTAAGTGAGTCTCTCTGCTCTCTGGGCTGTGATTGGACAGAAATCAGGAAGTCCTCCAGCAGTGGGAGAAGCTGGTAAACCCAGATTGTTCTTGATGTTtcaccgggtcagaaccagcattaTTCTGAACCGAACGTTCTGGAGGAAAACCTGGACAAATTCTTTAAACTGGGAAGGAATGAGAATGATAGCTGGTCTAGAAACTAGTCTAGGGGTCTGTGACCCAGTTGGACTCTGAATGGTTCTGGTGGTTTTGATGGTTCTGGTGGACCAAACGGCTGAGATATGGAGCTGAGAACTGGAGTCGGGTCAGAACCAACGCCTCCCTGACCCAACTGCATGCCTCCAGTAAGCTTAGAGAGCAGACACCAATAATAACCTGATTATTGATCCATGTTTGGATGATCAATCGCCTCCAGGTGTCATCACCTGGCTGATCAATGAACCTTATTGATTATAGATCTGAAATTATAGATCTGAAATTCCAAAACCATCCATCAttgattttcatctttaaatctTCTCTTACATTTTCAATATAATTATTGCTCATCATCATGTGTCTGAAAACTTctctataaataaagtttgatcGAAGACCCGGTCCGAGTCGAACCGGGTCGGAACCAGTAGACGTCCCCTGTTCTCTCTGGTCCAgctgaggttctggttccggaaCAACCAGAAAACCAGAACCCCCGGACTGGTTTTGACCTCACCAACCCAATGGTTCGGTTCCGGATGAtgaacttgtgtgtgtgtgtgtgtgtgtgtgtgtgtgtgtgtgtgtgtgtgtgtgtgtgtgtgtgtgtgtgtgtgtgtgtgtgtgtgtgtgtgtgtatgcacgCTCGCTGATGTTGCGCAGATACATTTCTGTCTCACCTGCTGCCTTTCATGGAGAAGTTCGGTTCGGTAGTTTCCGGCAGCTCCCGGTGAATTCCGGCAGCTTCGGGCCGCAGCAGGTCCAGGTTCGGTTCTGCTCTCGGTTCTTCGACCTTCTGACAGGTTTTAGACTTTATTTACTGTTTCTCTCTCCTTTCAGCCATCTTTCTGCTGTGCACGCGCCTCGGCACGCCCCCTGTCAAACGCGCACGGAGAACAGAGTGGCCAATCAGAGCTCAGAGACGTCGGCCGCTTCCTTGTTCTTCCAATAGGAAGCGTCGGTGAGGAGACTTGAGCGGGTCACGTCCTTCTCACCGCCACCGGAGCAAAAACAACCGACGAAGGCGGGGCTAGAAGGCAGGATAATCCGGGATGAGTCCGTTAGCTGCTGGAAGAGGACGGTTCCGAAAAAAGACCAGAAAGGGTCAAAGGTCGCTGTGACGTCAGTAGGAGGTAGGTTTAACAAAATCactgtcattaaaaaataaatcaggcaGTCACTGAACGACGCAGTAAaggaaccccccccccccccccaaaaaaaaagcCTACTGACCTctaaagaggaagaggaggatgatgaggatAACTCTGATCAAGTCTAATCATTAAGTTTGGGGTTTCTGCTCGTTGCCTCGGCTTGAGGTTGGATTCTGTTCAGATATTTACTGAAGGTTTGATTGTTTCTTAAACacactttagaaataaaatgttttttttaccatgtaaCATTACTGTTCAtgcttaaattaaatgcaattgaATTTTGGTTTTATAGTTTTGAAATGTGTTCACATCTCAGTTGGATTATAAAgccaaactgaaaaaataaaaataaaataaagatctgATGTTTATGATCAGAACGTTGCAGAACAACCTGTTGATAGTTGCATAAATAAGAGAGCAACATGTTGCTGCAGGATGAGCTCATGAACATCACATTTCCatctaaaatgaaacatttagtcagaaattaaaataatatcaatagtgtttattatttgattttggAATGAACAAACAGGCAGCTGTGCTTTAAATCTTTGGTTACATCATCTGTTTACAAACATACTGATAAAAAATCACAAGTGCTTACTGGGCGcgtgcaaaacaaaacaataatactGCCAGGAACATCAAGTAGGACCGAGAACGCTCTCATAGTGACAAAACCTGTACCGATAAACGCTGAACCCTTGAACCCTCCAGACAAAACCTGCCCCCCACCCCACTGGCCTCAAGACGGCAAAACCCTTCAGCATCTCCAGACCCTTGCAGCGGCTGCAGTTCGCCTCCCTGggcagcagggggcagcagagcaGTGACCCTGGGGGGGCAGCCTATCCTCAGCAGTGGAGCGTTTTGACTTCCAACGTGCAAAGAGAAACTTTACTACTGAAAGTTCCTTCACTTtcagaaaagtaattttctagAAGCGATCCGATTGGTTCTGGACTCACAAACCCCTGAAGGGCAGATCTGGATTTTGGTCCAGACGAGGTGATGAACACCCCACCTCCTTCTTCCCCCCTACAGGCAGATGTTGATCTGTTTGGCCAGCTCCCGGTCCAGGTCGTGGATCAGGGTGTCAAAGTCCTTCAGGCTGAGGCGACAGTTGAACGGAGCATCAAAGTCCATGAAGTCGTCTACGAAGTGGCCTCCTCCTGTGGCTCCGGGCGGCCAAgcctccttctgctcctcctcctcttcttcctctctgctgcctGAAACACGGAGCAGAGAATGACACGAAGCCTTCGGCCGAACCTGAAGTCCGAGCCGCCCCTGCGGTCGGAGTTTTACCTCCTTCGCTCTCACTTCCCGCCACCTCGTCGTAGTCAGCTTCATCCTCTGCCGGCAGGTCTGGCCCGCAGACGGTCCAATCCCCGGCATACCGGTTGACGGGGGGTGGGCTCTCCAACCGGGCTGGTCCGCCACGCCCCCGACGGGACACCACGCCGTCGGTGCCGGGAAGCCACGGTGGGCAGTGCTGCGGGCGTGGTTCGACCTGGAGGTGTCGGGGAATGGAAGGAGAGCGTGGAGGAGAGGGTTCGTCTACTGGCACTCGGTTGATCGGCACTAAGGAGGAACATAGGGAACGTGAAGATTGTGAAAGGTGAATGTTGTGAGTGCAGCAGCAGCGGGTCGGCTCGGCTCACCTGGCCAGAGCTGCAGCAGGTAGTGCAAGGCCTCGATGTGCCGCTTGAAGTCCACTGCATTGGCCATCTCCTCCCCCGGACCGAGGGTCTTGCCCCGGCTCCCCCTGCCAGCCGCCCGGCGGGCCTCCTGGGTTGGGGTGAGGAGAACCGGGCCAAAGCAGACCGCCAGATTCTGGTGCGTCATCCGGTTGAAGGAGCTGAAGGATGCGACCAGGCTGAGGTGATCCAGCAACATGGACAGCGTAGCCTGGGGGGTGGGCGGGACCCATCAGGTACAGATAAATGGAGCCCTCAGAGGGCGGCTGTGATGTCACAGATGTGATGACATGAATGTAGTGAACTGGATGAAGGCGTGAAAGTGACGATGGGCCCCTAAATGTATAAAGGTTTAACCGAGGTGACTGCAGGAAGGAAGTACTCTTGTTAcattctgttggttttgtattttagtgtttcattttcattctcaGTTTTTCATTCTGGAtctttgttgaataaataatgactgtAAGGGTTCTGGGGTTTTGTTTGGACCCTTTAGAACCGTCAGAAGGGTTCCTATGGGCTCAACCCAATCACCAACAGACCCACGGATTTTAGTTCTGTAGAACTGCAAACATGATTGTGGTACCTTCTCTGGTTCCGGCAGACAGGACAGGAGTCTAACGGTGCACTGGGCCGCTTCTGGGTCGGGGGTCTCCAGTGGTGGTCGAAGGGTCATGGCCTCCAGGACCACCTGGTACAGAGTCCTGGTGATGAGCGGCGACGGCAGCTCACGGAGGTAGTCCTTCAGAACACCTGGAGAACAACAGGGTTGGTTCTGGATGGTTCTGATCCAGCCCGACCGGTCAGTTTATCAACATAACAACAGTTTACACCTAACACCGTCTCAAGGCCCGTAACAAAGAAAGTCCAATCAGGATTCAGAAAACAAGGCAGTCAGTACTGAGTACCGGGTCTTTGATTCTGATCCAAACCCTCGGGATCATCTTGTTCTAGTTTGTTTGGGAACCAGGTCTCTGGTTCTGTTTAGTTCCCTCCCTCCAGTTTCACTTGATGACTGATACTTCTGGGTTTGGACCCAGCCAGCAGTTTAGAACCAAACAGTCCACCACTCAGTGGGTCCGGTTCTAAATCAAGTCCTTATGGAAAACTAGCTCAGGATTGGGTGAGAACCTGAGCTTGGTTTGGTCCTGCACCAGGttccggttctgacccggttctagTCACTGACCTGTGATGACGTTGACGTCGGGGTACCGGTCCTCGGATAGACACACGGCTGAACTGTTCTTCTCAAACCCGTCTCTCAGCTCCTTCTTGATGGCAGCGGAACCACACAACCGGTACAGACCCACCACCTGAACAAACCCAGGTCCGGTTCAGTCTTGGGTCGGTACTGAGGGGTCGGAGCGGTCGCAATAGAAAAAGCTTAGTTCCCACCTTCAGGCCTCGTCTCTCTATTTCTGCCACCGTCTTCTGGATCAGCAGGGGAACTGGAGCTGCGCTTCCTTCTTTCTCCACCAGGTGGTGCAGTTCAACCCCAAACACATTAGCCGGCGCTGATGGATCCCTGCCGTGCTGCCGACACAAACATTCAGATTCCCAGCACCTCTAGACTTTTTACAGCagtatgtgacttttattttagtaaagaTATTTTAGCCtctattttagtgttttttatttaacagtatATAAGGAGGGGAGAGAAGAAGTAGACAAGCAGTAAATGACCTGAGACCGAGAATGGAACCCAGGACAACCACTACACCCAGTGCGCCATCTATGGGACTCCCAGCGCATTGCAACAGCAGTATTTATGGAGTTTACCAGGATCTCCCAGGTTACCTGGGTGTCCCATTTTTCCTGCAGAGTCAGTTTGACGTACAGCAGTCCTCTGGGCTCCAGCTTCAGGCAGAGCTGCTGACTGCGACttcctgaaacagaaacaagcgGCAGATTTCAACCATCATCACTTCTCCAGGATCAATAACCAATATCAGGTGGAATGTGATCGACCTTTAAAGAGCGGCGGGATGGAGACGCCACCCAGGCAGCACACCCGGTTCCTGTTTGGACCTCCAGCAGAATTACTCTGGTCTGGTTTGGCTCCGCCCACCGCTGACGGAGCTAAACAAAAAGCACTTGTTATGCCAAGAGTCCTAACAATGGGTGGTCCAGGTCCGGTTCCAGGATAGAGTGGTTCAGGCccaggtctggttctggttctggttccaggtCCAGGTCCGGGTCtgggtccaggtccaggtccaggtctaGGTCttggtccaggtccaggtccaggtccaggttaTCCAAACGTAGCTGGGGTTGGGTTTTGGATCCCTAGAATTAAGCCGGTACCTGGTGTCAGCACCACAATGCGAAGCTGCCGGGCCCTCTCCAAGTCGAGGTGAAAGGTGTGGTTCAGGGGCCGGGTGTGGCCTCTGAGGGTCAAGAGGGCGGTCCTGGCTCTTGTCACCCCATCGACTTGGATGGCCAAGAAGATTTCTTTGCTGTCCTCTGATCTAGGACCAAAAGAGGCTTAGAAACATTACGCTGTAAACTGGAagcacattttccattttatagtCAAAGTCCAGGACCAGCTCTGACCAGTCAGCTGTAGTTTACCTGCTGCTCTTCATCTCCTCCAGGCCCAGCAGGTGCACTGTCAGTAACCCCGTCACCCGCTGGCTGCATCGCGGCGGATCTGAGCCCATGTACAGCTGAAACGAACTGACGTCACACCAAGCTTCCTGGGATGCTGTGAGGTCAGCAGCCTGTTGCCGGGGCAACAGCTCAGGGGAGTCTCCATCACTGAGGTACCCTGATAGAAATAAAAGGGGCTCATTGGCTACTGGGTTCGTTAGGCTCACCAAAATCCTAACTAGCAGCGTACCTGACTCTACAGTTTGGTCACAAATCAGTCACATCTTTGGTTGCTGACAAGGACAAATAAGGAGGACGAAGAAATACCAAAGATACAGAAGCCGATTCCCAACCTCACATTCAATCACAGACCTGAGGAGGAAGAGTAACTGCAAAGGGTCAGCTAGTCCAGCTAACCCAGCTAGCCTAGCTAACCAGCAGAAGACAGCGTCATCCAGAACATTACCAGATACTAACCAAGAGAGTTAATCTATGTAGCAGATGCAAGCAGCTAGTGTTAGAAACAACAACCCGACTGTTGCCTTGAGGTTTTAACTAAGCCTTCAAGAATTCAGCAGCTAGTCAACCTCCACCAGGAAACGTTCACCCATTAGTATATTAACTAAGTAACTAAGTCATATTAGTGACTAATGGCTCAACTAATGAACTACTACAATAATTTAACTTAAGCAATCTGAGGCAACCAGAGGCCTGGAATGGAGGAAAgaaggatggaaggaaggaagggaaggaaagaaggaagaaccTCCTTTGCCGGCGGAGCGTTGTCTCGATGATCGACGGCGAGGACGCGCTGGGGGGGCAGAGCTGTCCAGATGGTACCTGCTGATGACGTTCTGATTGGCCAGCACCGGGGATGATGCTGCGTTGTTATTGGTTGGCTCGTCCCCACCTCCTCCGCCGGTCTGGCGGTTAGTACGGGAAGATGAACGTAGACTGAGTTTTCGCCGGAGTTCAGgaagtttcttcatttttaaagagaGTTTCCGAACAGTACCAGGAGACCTCAGCCTGTCCATCACACTCCCAGCTCCGCCCCCTTTGTTTAGGGAGGCGGGGCTTGAGTCTGAGGCAGGGCAGTCTGTAATGGACGGATAATCAATGAGCAACTCACTGCAATCACACAGCAACTGGTGGAAAGAAGCAGCTTACCTGAGATTTCTTCAGTAATGTCATGAACCTGATGACTGACGCTTGGATTGGCGCCCTCCTGTGGGCACTCACAGCTACAACCCTGTCCTCTGAGATCAGCGACCTCCTGCTCTTCATCTCTCCTCTTCCATACCTCCTCTTCTGTCGGTGGGGCtcctctgtcctcctcctctggGATGGGGTTGTACcagatgttgctgctgctgttctcctCCAGAGGCCCGAACTCATCATCCGGAGCCTGGGACTTTCCTGAAGACAGAACCCATGCTCGGCTGCTCCGCTCCAGGCTCTGCAGGTACGCCCGCTGGCCGGACAGCTTGGCGCTGACTCCTGGGGTGGGAATCTCAGTGGCGCCCCCTGAAGCTTGGGAGTCTTCCTGGTGCGTACTGATGACTGCGTCCCTAAGCGGCACGGCTTCAGCATGCGCCTGAAAACACGGCAACACGAGTTACAACCTCCAAGAGAGACAAGCAGCAGAATCCGTCACCAAACTGAAATCAAGCTGAAGTCAAACTGGAGGAACCACACAGAGAGAGAACGATGATGGATCAACAGGAACCACCTCCCATCTGAATACCTTGTCGCTCCAGGTCAGCCCAGATTCATGGTGGGATATCCATGACGACCACTGGTCAGAGGTCATGTGGGTGGAGCTCGGACAAGAAGCTTCCTGCCGCGCCCATTGCTGTTTCTTAGCAACCGTGATGTGATTTCGAGGAGGGGAGCTGGAGTCAGGGCGGGCGGCGGTTACAGTGCTGGATATGATGTTCAGTGATGGTGATGATGGAGACGTCTGAATGGCGGCAGAGCTGACTGGAGgctctgaagaaaacaaacagaaggtTGAGAAATGGACCTTCAAGTTCTGCATCATCAAACACATGAACACGCCCTCTGCTCTGGATAACCTGCTGGCGTCTCACATTTCCTGCCCTAAGGCTCGCTTAGCTTCTCCGTTTCTCTGGTTAGGGTATTGTTGCCTTCCTGTTCACTTTATTTAGTCTCTGAAGGGAAATTCATTTGCAACTAGTGGTGGGGGCCAACACATTCACACAGACACCTTTATGCAACAATTAATTAGACAAATTGGAGACATacatcaagaaataaaaaaagaatacacAAAAATCATGAGCAGATGTCAAGTCATGGCATTAAAGCTACAGTTTACTTAAACAATGACAGTGGGGATAACAGACTCTAATCTGTTCGTTCTACGGTGGAATCCATCAAGACCTTTTTATAGTTTGGAATACTGATCAGGACTTGAATTGGTTTATAATGTCTTTCAACTGAATCccaattatttttccaaatccAGTTCTATAGTCTTTGATAAAAGCTTTCTTTCTGTAGGAGATCAAGGGTTTCCACCAGGTAACGCTCCTCCAGCATAGACCAGGCAGTCAAGACTTCAGGCCGGCTCACTGATGCTAAGCTACGACAGTTCTAGACTCCACGTCACAACCAGTCTCTCCAGGATTCAACCAGGTTCACCTGCTGAGAAGCAGACTCCAGTAACTGGCAGCTTCATCGTCAGAGACATTAGAGACAGCAGCAACCACAGGGAGGTTTTACACCAGCGGCCACAAGGGGCAACATCCACACTCGGTTACAACAACCGGAGGTCACCAAAGTTAGTTCTGCTTCAGTGTGTAAGTTTGCCAAAACAATGGCAGATTGTATTTGGCCAGGAAATGAAACACCTGCAGACCAGAATTGAGCAACTTTGGGTTTGTGTACTGCaagtttcaaatgaaaaacctCCTCAGGACCCAGCAGCCAGACTGTCGACTATTCACTGTTAACACAGAGTTGATTCACCCCAAGAGGagcatttagatttaaattgttGAAGTCATTACAAAGAGACGGTGTTAAAAGTCCGTCTGTTTGTTTGGCACTGCATTACCCAAGATGCATCTGTTCATTTTGTAGTTCTAATTTTACGTAGCTGAGCTGGTTGTTTTTCAGTGCTTCTGTGTGGCTCGGTGGCATTGAAGTAGCATCCACATCAATCCTTTTGTAATCCCGTGTGTATGAAACCTGTGtgcgtttttatgatgtaacTATATATACATTTCCATGTAcgatatttgtgtttgtgtcggtTGTTGGCCCAGGAGGTGATGACGTCCTCTTGTTTCTCTGGCTGCCGACAATGCAGGCGTTTACTTATAATAGCTCAGGTTATGTATTATACTTTGCcagatatatattgttattgtatTAGTATATGAGGGAATTACCGTTCATTTCATGTGTTCTGAcggtttttgtatgtttgttgcATTTGACCGACGGTTCATTTGCGGTGTTGTGGCGCCCTCCGGTGGATTTCTGTGGTGCTGCAGGCCATTTTCGTCCTGTATCTACTGTACATGTATCCGTTTTTGCTCGCATGGCTTTTAATATGtacctttattgttttttctgtttcagataaccacacacacacacacaccccctcacACCAAGTACGGGCACCTCGGTGCAGTCTTCACC
It includes:
- the syde1 gene encoding rho GTPase-activating protein SYDE1 isoform X3; the encoded protein is MLKPCRLGTQSSVRTRKTPKLQGAPLRFPPQESAPSCPASGRTCRAWSGAAEHGFCLQESPRLRMMSSGLWRRTAAATSGTTPSQRRRTEEPHRQKRRYGRGEMKSRRSLISEDRVVAVSAHRRAPIQASVIRFMTLLKKSQTGGGGGDEPTNNNAASSPVLANQNVISRYHLDSSAPPARPRRRSSRQRSAGKGGYLSDGDSPELLPRQQAADLTASQEAWCDVSSFQLYMGSDPPRCSQRVTGLLTVHLLGLEEMKSSRSEDSKEIFLAIQVDGVTRARTALLTLRGHTRPLNHTFHLDLERARQLRIVVLTPAPSAVGGAKPDQSNSAGGPNRNRVCCLGGVSIPPLFKGSRSQQLCLKLEPRGLLYVKLTLQEKWDTQHGRDPSAPANVFGVELHHLVEKEGSAAPVPLLIQKTVAEIERRGLKVVGLYRLCGSAAIKKELRDGFEKNSSAVCLSEDRYPDVNVITGVLKDYLRELPSPLITRTLYQVVLEAMTLRPPLETPDPEAAQCTVRLLSCLPEPEKATLSMLLDHLSLVASFSSFNRMTHQNLAVCFGPVLLTPTQEARRAAGRGSRGKTLGPGEEMANAVDFKRHIEALHYLLQLWPVPINRVPVDEPSPPRSPSIPRHLQVEPRPQHCPPWLPGTDGVVSRRGRGGPARLESPPPVNRYAGDWTVCGPDLPAEDEADYDEVAGSESEGGSREEEEEEEQKEAWPPGATGGGHFVDDFMDFDAPFNCRLSLKDFDTLIHDLDRELAKQINICL
- the syde1 gene encoding rho GTPase-activating protein SYDE1 isoform X1, encoding MAEPLLRRTFSRLRGKERRRRKTEPKLSEPPVSSAAIQTSPSSPSLNIISSTVTAARPDSSSPPRNHITVAKKQQWARQEASCPSSTHMTSDQWSSWISHHESGLTWSDKAHAEAVPLRDAVISTHQEDSQASGGATEIPTPGVSAKLSGQRAYLQSLERSSRAWVLSSGKSQAPDDEFGPLEENSSSNIWYNPIPEEEDRGAPPTEEEVWKRRDEEQEVADLRGQGCSCECPQEGANPSVSHQVHDITEEISDCPASDSSPASLNKGGGAGSVMDRLRSPGTVRKLSLKMKKLPELRRKLSLRSSSRTNRQTGGGGGDEPTNNNAASSPVLANQNVISRYHLDSSAPPARPRRRSSRQRSAGKGGYLSDGDSPELLPRQQAADLTASQEAWCDVSSFQLYMGSDPPRCSQRVTGLLTVHLLGLEEMKSSRSEDSKEIFLAIQVDGVTRARTALLTLRGHTRPLNHTFHLDLERARQLRIVVLTPAPSAVGGAKPDQSNSAGGPNRNRVCCLGGVSIPPLFKGSRSQQLCLKLEPRGLLYVKLTLQEKWDTQHGRDPSAPANVFGVELHHLVEKEGSAAPVPLLIQKTVAEIERRGLKVVGLYRLCGSAAIKKELRDGFEKNSSAVCLSEDRYPDVNVITGVLKDYLRELPSPLITRTLYQVVLEAMTLRPPLETPDPEAAQCTVRLLSCLPEPEKATLSMLLDHLSLVASFSSFNRMTHQNLAVCFGPVLLTPTQEARRAAGRGSRGKTLGPGEEMANAVDFKRHIEALHYLLQLWPVPINRVPVDEPSPPRSPSIPRHLQVEPRPQHCPPWLPGTDGVVSRRGRGGPARLESPPPVNRYAGDWTVCGPDLPAEDEADYDEVAGSESEGGSREEEEEEEQKEAWPPGATGGGHFVDDFMDFDAPFNCRLSLKDFDTLIHDLDRELAKQINICL
- the syde1 gene encoding rho GTPase-activating protein SYDE1 isoform X2; protein product: MTCLSIRWKNQSEPPVSSAAIQTSPSSPSLNIISSTVTAARPDSSSPPRNHITVAKKQQWARQEASCPSSTHMTSDQWSSWISHHESGLTWSDKAHAEAVPLRDAVISTHQEDSQASGGATEIPTPGVSAKLSGQRAYLQSLERSSRAWVLSSGKSQAPDDEFGPLEENSSSNIWYNPIPEEEDRGAPPTEEEVWKRRDEEQEVADLRGQGCSCECPQEGANPSVSHQVHDITEEISDCPASDSSPASLNKGGGAGSVMDRLRSPGTVRKLSLKMKKLPELRRKLSLRSSSRTNRQTGGGGGDEPTNNNAASSPVLANQNVISRYHLDSSAPPARPRRRSSRQRSAGKGGYLSDGDSPELLPRQQAADLTASQEAWCDVSSFQLYMGSDPPRCSQRVTGLLTVHLLGLEEMKSSRSEDSKEIFLAIQVDGVTRARTALLTLRGHTRPLNHTFHLDLERARQLRIVVLTPAPSAVGGAKPDQSNSAGGPNRNRVCCLGGVSIPPLFKGSRSQQLCLKLEPRGLLYVKLTLQEKWDTQHGRDPSAPANVFGVELHHLVEKEGSAAPVPLLIQKTVAEIERRGLKVVGLYRLCGSAAIKKELRDGFEKNSSAVCLSEDRYPDVNVITGVLKDYLRELPSPLITRTLYQVVLEAMTLRPPLETPDPEAAQCTVRLLSCLPEPEKATLSMLLDHLSLVASFSSFNRMTHQNLAVCFGPVLLTPTQEARRAAGRGSRGKTLGPGEEMANAVDFKRHIEALHYLLQLWPVPINRVPVDEPSPPRSPSIPRHLQVEPRPQHCPPWLPGTDGVVSRRGRGGPARLESPPPVNRYAGDWTVCGPDLPAEDEADYDEVAGSESEGGSREEEEEEEQKEAWPPGATGGGHFVDDFMDFDAPFNCRLSLKDFDTLIHDLDRELAKQINICL